Proteins from one Vigna radiata var. radiata cultivar VC1973A unplaced genomic scaffold, Vradiata_ver6 scaffold_129, whole genome shotgun sequence genomic window:
- the LOC106752940 gene encoding uncharacterized protein LOC106752940 — MEDIITIQDQYPDFNLEDKVAEKEEAYMNLAGLSNNVIKFNGLNYADWSEQIQFQLGVLDLDMAIMMDEIPAAIIETSTNDEKSLYEAWHRSNRLSLNLMCMSMVENVKPSMPRTENAKEFMKMIKEYSQSDITDKSIVGTLMSELTTKKFDWSQPIHEHVTGMANIAARLKSMGMEVNESFLV; from the exons ATGGAAGACATAATCACCATCCAGGATCAATATCCtgacttcaaccttgaggacaaggttgctGAAAAAGAGGAAG CTTACATGAATTTAGCAGGTTTGAGCAATAATGTCATCAAGTTTAATGGGCTAAATTATGCCGATTGGTCAGAACAAATCCAGTTCCAACTGGGTGTTCTAGACTTGGATATGGCTATTATGATGGATGAAATACCCGCAGCCATTATAGAGACCAGTACAAATGATGAGAAGTCTCTTTATGAGGCTTGGCATAGGTCTAACAGGTTGTCATTAAACTTGATGTGTATGTCTATGGTAGAGAACGTAAAGCCTTCCATGCCCAGAACAGAAAACGCAAAGGAATTCATGAAAATGATCAAGGAGTACTCACAATCAGACATAACTGACAAGTCTATTGTGGGAACCCTTATGAGTGAGCTGACTACCAAAAAGTTTGACTGGTCACAACCCATACATGAACATGTAACAGGAATGGCTAATATAGCAGCTAGATTGAAGTCAATGGGAATGGAGGTGAATGAGTCCTTTCTAGTATAG
- the LOC106752941 gene encoding serine/threonine-protein kinase RHS3-like yields the protein MNQAYANSSNNLESHVHQKNQYTTNHASMSDYKTNRAREIEQVFAEHNAKVTSKPTSKPHHDHNNISEFSTTQHRTPSARMSSNDNPSTKSPRAIAEAARNFPISTKNIILGDHRSGSSSRSNSLESICSAHIKPHTGGDVRWDAINMVSKGNGLDLSHFKLLKRVGYGDIGSVYLVELKGTKAFFAMKVMDKAALASRNKLLRAQTEREILGLLDHPFLPTLYSYFETDKYYCLVMEFCSSGSLHSLRMKQPNKHFTEEATRFYCSEILLALEYLHMLGIVYRDLKPENVLVRDKGHIMLSDFDLSLRCSVNPTLVKSSSTHESSNGPSGGILSHDQTVHGCMQHSSFFPRILPSKKNRKTKSDFGLVVGGCLPELMAEPTNVRSMSFVGTHEYLAPEIIRGEGHGSAVDWWTFGIFLYELLHGITPFKGSGNKATLFNVVGQPLRFPEKPVVSKVARDLIEGLLVKEPKKRFAYKRGATEIKQHPFFHGVNWALVRSATPPIIPEPFDFSKYDRKTDVPPMDKKVAYIIASDKNNHTKPDSSYEYFEYF from the exons ATGAATCAGGCTTATGCaaattcatcaaataatttAGAAAGTCATGTCCaccaaaaaaatcaatatactACTAATCATGCTTCCATGAGTGACTACAAAACCAATCGAGCAAGAGAAATAGAACAGGTTTTTGCTGAACATAATGCAAAGGTGACAAGTAAACCAACATCTAAACCTCATCACGATCATAACAATATTTCTGAGTTTTCCACTACTCAGCACCGAACTCCAAGTGCAAGAATGTCTTCAAATGACAACCCTTCAACAAAATCACCAAGAGCAATAGCAGAAGCAGCAAGAAATTTTCCTATTTCTACAAAAAACATCATTCTAGGTGACCATAGAAGTGGCAGTAGCTCTCGTAGTAACAGTTTGGAGAGCATTTGCAGTGCACATATTAAGCCTCATACAGGAGGTGATGTGAGGTGGGATGCAATTAACATGGTTTCTAAGGGTAATGGTCTTGATCTCAGTCATTTCAAGCTTCTAAAGCGTGTTGGATATGGTGATATTGGAAGTGTGTACCTTGTAGAACTTAAAGGAACCAAAGCATTCTTTGCCATGAAAGTAATGGATAAGGCAGCACTTGCTAGTAGAAACAAGCTTTTGAGGGCACAAACAGAAAGAGAGATTCTTGGACTTCTTGATCACCCTTTTCTGCCAactttatattcttattttgagACTGATAAATACTATTGTCTGGTCATGGAGTTTTGTAGCAGTGGTAGTTTGCATTCTCTTCGAATGAAACAACCTAACAAGCATTTCACTGAAGAAGCTACACG GTTTTATTGTTCAGAAATTTTGTTAGCCTTGGAATACTTGCACATGTTAGGCATTGTGTATAGAGACTTAAAACCAGAAAATGTTCTAGTTCGAGATAAAGGTCACATAATGTTATCAGATTTTGACTTATCTCTTCGGTGCTCTGTGAATCCTACACTAGTGAAGTCCTCATCTACACATGAAAGTAGTAATGGTCCTTCTGGAGGCATTCTAAGTCATGATCAAACAGTACATGGTTGCATGCAACACTCAAGTTTCTTTCCACGGATTTTGCCTTCAAAAAAGAATCGCAAGACAAAGTCTGATTTTGGCCTTGTGGTTGGAGGATGCCTCCCTGAACTAATGGCTGAGCCTACAAATGTGAGGTCAATGTCCTTTGTAGGGACACATGAGTATCTTGCACCAGAGATTATTCGTGGTGAAGGACATGGTAGTGCAGTGGATTGGTGGACCTTTGGAATCTTCTTGTATGAGCTTTTGCATGGGATAACACCCTTTAAAGGTTCTGGAAACAAAGCTACCCTTTTCAATGTTGTAGGACAACCTTTAAGGTTTCCAGAAAAACCAGTTGTTAGCAAAGTTGCAAGAGACCTTATAGAAGGGTTGTTGGTGAAAGAGCCTAAAAAAAGATTTGCTTACAAGAGAGGTGCCACAGAAATAAAGCAACACCCTTTCTTCCATGGAGTGAATTGGGCTCTTGTTAGAAGTGCTACACCTCCTATTATACCAGAACCTTTTGATTTTTCTAAGTACGATAGAAAAACAGATGTTCCACCAATGGATAAGAAGGTTGCATATATTATTGCAAGTGATAAAAACAATCATACAAAACCAGATTCATCTTATGAATATTTTGAGtacttttaa